TCTTGTTCCCGGCATTACTTTACTTTGCCGTATTCAAATACGTTCCTATGGCGGGAATCATTATTGCTTTTAAAAACTATAACCTAGCATTGGGACTATGGGATAGTCCATGGGTGGGATTTAGAAATTTTACAGATTTTATGAACGGCGTTTATTTCTGGGACATCATGAGAAATACGATAATCATATCGCTGTATAAGCTATTGTTCGGTTTCTCAGCTCCTATCATACTTGCTTTGCTGCTCAATGAAGTTTATACCCAATGGTTTAAGAAAATCGTACAAACGATCACTTATTTACCCCACTTTCTATCATGGGTCATTGTTTATGGAATGATGGTGGCATTATTAGCCCCAGGGGATGGTCTTTTTAACATGATTTTGAAGGAAGCTGGAGTTGAACCCATCTCATTCCTAACGGAACCTGCCTGGGGCAGACTGCTGATCATCTTATCTGAAATATGGAAGGATATTGGATGGGGAGCGATATTGTACCTTGCAGCATTAGCAGGAATCGATCCAAGCTTATATGAAGCGGCTAGAATTGATGGCGCTTCCAAATGGAGACAGCTATGGCATGTAACACTTCCCGGCATTCGAGGCGTGATGATTCTGATGCTGATCCTTAAATTAAGCCATATTCTGGATGCTGGTTTTGACCAAATATTCATGTTTGCCAACAGCTTTAATCAGGAGAAGATCGACATTATCGACACATGGGTATACCGTGAAGGGCTCGAGCGACTTAAGATTGGCTTGGCAACTGCTGTGGGATTGTTTAAAGCGGTCATCGGATTTGTTTTAGTGTTGGCAGCGAATAAGCTCGCCAAAAAATTCGATGGGCAAATTTGGTGAGGTGGTTATCAATATGATCAATTTGACAATCGGAGAGAAAGTCTGGCAAGCCGTCGTTTATTTTATTCTTATTTTGCTAGCTCTACTTTGCTTACTACCCTTTCTATATGTAGTTGCTGTTTCAGTGACGCCAGAATCGGAAGTGTTAAGAAGAGGAATTGTTATTATACCAGAATCCTTTACCTTTCTAGCCTATAAAGAAGTATTCATTTCTCATGGTATCGGGCAGGCGTATAAAATTACATTGTTTCGAACGATAGTAGGCACTGCTCTTAATGTGTTCTTTACGGTAATAGCGGCATATCCGTTATCCAAAAAATATTTGCCGGGTCGAAGCCCATTTTTACTATTCATTGTCTTCACCATGATGTTTGGGGGAGGATTAATTCCGACTTATTTACTAGTCCGCTCTCTGGGATTGCTAAACAGTCCGTGGGTATTGATTATTCCAAATCTCATTAGTGCATTTAATCTGGTGATCATTAAAGGCTTTTTCGAGCAATTGCCTGCTGAAATCGAGGAATCGGCGAGGGTAGACGGTGCAAGTGAGCTTCAGTCGTTATGGCGGATCATTTTACCCTTGTCCTTGCCCGTCCTTTCCACAATTTCCTTATTTTACGCAGTCGGGCATTGGAATAGTTATTTCGACGCTATTGTTTATATCAATGATTCCAACTTAATGCCGCTTCAAGTGATCTTGCGCAACATCCTGCTTAACGTCGCAACACAAAGTGCTGATTCGCTTGCCAATACCGGAGCTGTTAGTACGTTCGCTATACAAATGGCAGCAGTTGTCGTGACTACAGTTCCGATTTTGATCGTTTACCCATTTATGCAAAAGCATTTTACCAAAGGTGTACTCTTGGGATCTGTTAAAGGTTAAAAAGAAATTCCAACCTGAGTTGTTACGGGGAAACCGTGATAATATAGAAGCAAAGGAGAGGTCATTATGCAACGTAAAGCGATTACATTTGCTATTCTGACAGCAATGGTCGGTGTGGGAACGGTATTGTCAGGTTGTGGGGACAAAAAAGAGGTTACATCGTCAGCTACGGGTAATTCACAAGGCCAGTCTAGTCCCTTTGAAAAAAAATTGAAAATTTCGATGTTTAACCAAGGCACTTTCAATGCTGCTGCTCCGATTCCTCCCCGTGAAGAAGATATCCAACGCCAAATGTTGGAGAAAGCAGTAAATATCGACTTGGAAATGATGATTCCTCAATCAGGTCAAGCAACGACTAAATTAAATACGCTCATTGCTGGAGGAGATATTCCAGATTTGATTTTCTTGAAAAGCCGGGCTGATCTCGCGCAATATTATGACCAAGGCGTTCTTGCGGATTTGACACCGTATCTGGATCAATTTCCTGAATTACAGAAACGTTTTAGCAACGACTCCTGGGAGGCGATGTCCTATCAAGGAAAAACCATTGGGGTTCCAGGTTATGATAATGTAAATGGTATCAGTCGAAGTTTCTTCATTCGCAATGATTGGCTGAAAAAGTTGAATATGGAAGTGCCAACGACACCTGACGAGTTATTCCAAGTTATGAAAGCCTTTACAGAGAAAGACCCGGACGGTAATGGCAAAAACGATACTTACGGATTCATAGGCGGCATGAATAAAGAAGGGAATCTGCAAACCTACGGCTTCGATAGTTTAATGTGGATGTTTGGCGTCAATCCTCCATCAGCCATTGATGTGAAAGACAATGAACCGGTGTTCCTGTATACCGACCCAAAAATGAAAGAGGCGCTCACTTATATCAATAAAATGATGGAAGCCAAAGTTGTAGATCCAGACTGGGTGACGATGAATACTCCCGATTTGTTGGACCAAAAGTTATTTAAGGGTAAAGTTGGCTTCATGATAAGAGATGCACGCAGGCTGGAACCGGATTATCAGCAGAAAATGAAAGAAATCAGTGGAGAGGTACCGGAATGGATCGTCATTCCTCCAATGATAGGTCCTTATGGCGATCAAATTGTAGAGAGAAAATCGTTCCAAGGCAATTCATGGGCCATATCCAAAAAAGCGGATAAGGACAAAATCATTCGGATCTTGTCCATGCTGAATTATCTCTTTACGGACAAAGAAGCATATCCGAATTTTGCATACGGAATTAAAGGAATTCATTGGGATTTAGTGGACGGCAAGATCAAGAATAAAACCTCCGAATTATCAAAGGAAATGAAAGAAAAGTACCTATGGGTTGACCATTATAGAATGCCGCGTCGTGGTGATGATGCTGAGTACTTCAGCTTCCAGAATCCTAAGACGGCAGAAGCTTTTGAGAACAATCAGAAATACGTGGCGCCTACTTTGCCCGGGAATTTATTGACTGAAGACCCGAACGATACATTGGCAGCTGACCGCCAACGTTTCATTAATGAAAGTTTGGTCAAATTTATGACCGGAAAAGATCCTCTTTCTAACTGGGAGAATTTCCTCAATACGTTGGATACCAAGTTTGACATGCAGAAATATAAGGACACAGTAATCAAGCAATTTAAAGAAGCGGGCTTAATTAAGTAAATCAAGTAGAAACGGCTTCGCCGTCCTTTTAAAGGACGGTACCGTTTCAGCGAGAAAGATAAGGAACATTTATGCGCGAAGCATATAAATTCTTATCTCTTAAACAAAGAGAGAGGCTATAAATAGCCCCTCTCTTTATTGAAATATAAGAAAGTATAAGTTTTACTTTATACTTTTTCCTTCTATTTTTTGAAGAAACGCTTATCGTTCTTAAAAAGGACGCCGAAGGCGTTTCTTCTTGTCATATGCTATTATTTGTTTAATACAGATTTAAAAGGAAGATGATAGATGCGAAGAAGAATAAGCTTGCCTTTAAAATTATTTTTTATCGTGTTTGCATTTGTATTAAGCTGCATAATCTTGATAAGTCAATTGTCTTACCACTATGTCCAAAAGGAAATAAGAAAAACTGACATTTATTACACCAACCAAATACTAGACAAGGTAGATCAGTATTTCACAGTTAATTTTTCCTCCTTTCAGACGATCCTGTTCTCGGTCGAAACATCGGTGAAAGCCAACATTGACAATACAGAAGTGATTAAAAAGCAATTAAGAGAGCTGTATGAACTCAACAGTAATTACGTCAGTAATATTTATTTGATCAAAAGCGATTTATCCATTCTAGGCGGGAGTACACCTACCCGAATATTCGATGAACCTTTAGCTGAAAGAGAACCTTTGTTTGATGCGGCT
This genomic stretch from Paenibacillus sp. FSL H7-0737 harbors:
- a CDS encoding carbohydrate ABC transporter permease, with protein sequence MINLTIGEKVWQAVVYFILILLALLCLLPFLYVVAVSVTPESEVLRRGIVIIPESFTFLAYKEVFISHGIGQAYKITLFRTIVGTALNVFFTVIAAYPLSKKYLPGRSPFLLFIVFTMMFGGGLIPTYLLVRSLGLLNSPWVLIIPNLISAFNLVIIKGFFEQLPAEIEESARVDGASELQSLWRIILPLSLPVLSTISLFYAVGHWNSYFDAIVYINDSNLMPLQVILRNILLNVATQSADSLANTGAVSTFAIQMAAVVVTTVPILIVYPFMQKHFTKGVLLGSVKG
- a CDS encoding ABC transporter permease, producing MQAKLAADAIPLTKKRNSWIRTIKKYKVMYALLFPALLYFAVFKYVPMAGIIIAFKNYNLALGLWDSPWVGFRNFTDFMNGVYFWDIMRNTIIISLYKLLFGFSAPIILALLLNEVYTQWFKKIVQTITYLPHFLSWVIVYGMMVALLAPGDGLFNMILKEAGVEPISFLTEPAWGRLLIILSEIWKDIGWGAILYLAALAGIDPSLYEAARIDGASKWRQLWHVTLPGIRGVMILMLILKLSHILDAGFDQIFMFANSFNQEKIDIIDTWVYREGLERLKIGLATAVGLFKAVIGFVLVLAANKLAKKFDGQIW
- a CDS encoding extracellular solute-binding protein, with amino-acid sequence MQRKAITFAILTAMVGVGTVLSGCGDKKEVTSSATGNSQGQSSPFEKKLKISMFNQGTFNAAAPIPPREEDIQRQMLEKAVNIDLEMMIPQSGQATTKLNTLIAGGDIPDLIFLKSRADLAQYYDQGVLADLTPYLDQFPELQKRFSNDSWEAMSYQGKTIGVPGYDNVNGISRSFFIRNDWLKKLNMEVPTTPDELFQVMKAFTEKDPDGNGKNDTYGFIGGMNKEGNLQTYGFDSLMWMFGVNPPSAIDVKDNEPVFLYTDPKMKEALTYINKMMEAKVVDPDWVTMNTPDLLDQKLFKGKVGFMIRDARRLEPDYQQKMKEISGEVPEWIVIPPMIGPYGDQIVERKSFQGNSWAISKKADKDKIIRILSMLNYLFTDKEAYPNFAYGIKGIHWDLVDGKIKNKTSELSKEMKEKYLWVDHYRMPRRGDDAEYFSFQNPKTAEAFENNQKYVAPTLPGNLLTEDPNDTLAADRQRFINESLVKFMTGKDPLSNWENFLNTLDTKFDMQKYKDTVIKQFKEAGLIK